In the Acidovorax sp. A79 genome, one interval contains:
- a CDS encoding ABC transporter permease has product MQTPESPPTPHAPLTETPRRRAILKQLRSRPSLRGSAISLVVLLLVVMLAPFLAPQNPYDLAALDLMDGRLPPGSASMDGFHYWLGTDSQGRDMLSAILYGLRISLTVGLAAVALATVIGSLIGLLAAYVGGLVDTVLMRIVDFILGFPTILVALVLLAMLGRGVDKVVIAIVMVQWAHYARIMRSRALQERRKEYIEAAQNLGFPAWRIMLRHLLPNCLGPVMVFATIQIANAIVLEATLSFLGVGVPITEPSLGLLIANGFQYLLSGDYWISMFPGLALLALILAINVIADRLRAALDPRSP; this is encoded by the coding sequence ATGCAAACTCCAGAATCCCCCCCCACTCCCCACGCCCCGTTGACGGAAACGCCGCGCCGCCGGGCCATCCTCAAGCAATTGCGCAGCCGCCCGTCCCTCAGGGGCTCGGCGATTTCGCTGGTCGTGCTGCTGCTGGTGGTGATGCTGGCGCCGTTCCTGGCGCCGCAGAACCCCTATGACCTGGCCGCCCTGGACCTGATGGACGGGCGCCTGCCGCCGGGCTCGGCCAGCATGGACGGCTTCCACTACTGGCTGGGCACCGACAGCCAGGGCCGAGACATGCTCAGCGCCATCCTGTATGGCCTGCGCATCAGCCTGACCGTGGGCCTGGCCGCGGTGGCGCTGGCCACCGTGATCGGCAGCCTGATCGGCCTGCTCGCGGCCTACGTGGGCGGCCTGGTCGACACCGTGCTGATGCGCATCGTGGACTTCATCCTGGGCTTTCCGACCATCCTGGTGGCGCTGGTGCTGCTGGCGATGCTGGGGCGCGGCGTGGACAAGGTCGTGATCGCCATCGTGATGGTGCAGTGGGCGCACTACGCGCGCATCATGCGCAGCCGCGCGCTGCAGGAGCGCCGCAAGGAATACATCGAGGCGGCACAGAACCTGGGCTTTCCAGCCTGGCGCATCATGCTGCGCCACCTGCTGCCCAACTGCCTGGGCCCGGTGATGGTGTTCGCCACCATCCAGATCGCCAACGCCATCGTGCTGGAAGCCACGCTGTCGTTCCTGGGCGTGGGCGTGCCCATCACCGAGCCATCGCTGGGCCTGCTCATCGCGAACGGCTTCCAGTACCTGCTGTCTGGCGACTACTGGATCAGCATGTTCCCCGGCCTGGCCCTGCTGGCCCTCATCCTGGCGATCAACGTGATCGCCGACCGCCTGCGCGCCGCGCTGGACCCGAGAAGCCCATGA
- a CDS encoding ABC transporter ATP-binding protein yields MTTPLLAVRGLHTVFHTEEGAWPAVSGIDLSIGPGEILGLVGESGSGKSVTGFSIFGLIDPPGEVIAGEVLFKGRNLRDLSEEQMRQLRGDRIAMIFQDPLMTLNPVLRIEEQMLEAIQTHASVPRTQALQRCVEALEMVGIPAPASRLRNYPHEFSGGMRQRVAIAIAMLNKPELIICDEPTTALDVTIQGQILYRMQEICRTHGTALIWITHDLGVIAELADKVAVMYAGKIVESGPVDEVLDAPVHPYTRGLLDSLPGAALPGGRLRQISGMAPMLGNRPAGCAFAPRCAHALAQCATGEPENTTVNGRTYRCFAPLVALDPAA; encoded by the coding sequence ATGACAACCCCTTTGCTTGCAGTGCGTGGCCTGCACACCGTTTTTCACACCGAGGAAGGCGCCTGGCCCGCCGTCAGCGGGATCGACCTGTCCATCGGGCCTGGCGAGATCCTGGGCCTGGTCGGCGAATCCGGCTCGGGCAAGTCGGTCACCGGCTTTTCCATCTTCGGCCTGATCGACCCTCCCGGCGAGGTGATCGCCGGCGAGGTGCTGTTCAAGGGCCGGAACCTGCGCGACCTGAGCGAGGAGCAGATGCGCCAGCTGCGCGGCGACCGCATCGCGATGATCTTCCAGGACCCTCTGATGACCTTGAACCCGGTGCTGCGCATCGAGGAGCAGATGCTCGAGGCCATCCAGACCCATGCCAGCGTGCCGCGCACCCAGGCGCTCCAGCGCTGCGTGGAGGCGCTGGAGATGGTGGGCATCCCCGCCCCGGCTTCGCGCCTGCGCAACTACCCGCACGAGTTCTCGGGCGGCATGCGCCAGCGCGTGGCGATCGCCATCGCCATGCTCAACAAGCCCGAGCTGATCATCTGCGACGAGCCCACCACGGCGCTCGATGTGACGATTCAGGGCCAGATCCTGTACCGCATGCAGGAGATCTGCCGCACGCACGGCACGGCGCTCATCTGGATCACCCACGACCTCGGCGTGATCGCCGAGCTGGCCGACAAGGTCGCGGTGATGTACGCGGGCAAGATCGTCGAGTCCGGCCCGGTGGATGAGGTGCTGGATGCCCCGGTGCACCCGTACACCCGCGGCCTGCTCGATTCGCTGCCCGGCGCCGCCCTGCCCGGCGGACGCCTGCGGCAGATCAGCGGCATGGCGCCGATGCTGGGCAACCGCCCCGCCGGCTGCGCCTTTGCGCCGCGCTGCGCGCACGCCCTGGCGCAATGCGCCACGGGCGAACCGGAGAACACCACGGTGAATGGGCGTACCTACCGCTGCTTTGCCCCCCTCGTTGCCCTGGACCCTGCCGCATGA
- a CDS encoding ABC transporter ATP-binding protein yields MSHTAPPPVIELRNVYKRFAKRQDLIGRVFELAGKKPEPRTVHAVNGVSLAIAQGEVLGLVGESGCGKSTLGRIVAGLHRQTEGELLYQGAAVDGLDRAARLAYTLGVQMVFQDPQASLNPRQRLHQILGEALHVHKLAPAGEIPARVDRALAEVGLAAEYRTRLPHQLSGGQRQRVGIARALMVSPRFLVCDEPVAALDVSIQAQVINLFMDLRAQHGLTSLFISHDLGVVRHISDRVAIMYLGKIVEISTTAEIFARANHPYTQALMAEVPNLERRKRVFVPIQGEIPSPLKPPPGCTFHPRCPHAMARCREEAPALEAIAPGHWSACHLNTAAA; encoded by the coding sequence ATGAGCCACACCGCACCACCTCCCGTCATCGAATTGCGCAATGTGTACAAGCGCTTTGCCAAAAGGCAGGACCTGATCGGGCGCGTGTTCGAGCTGGCCGGCAAGAAGCCCGAGCCGCGCACCGTGCATGCCGTCAACGGCGTGAGCCTGGCGATTGCGCAGGGCGAGGTGCTGGGCCTCGTGGGGGAGTCCGGCTGCGGCAAGTCCACGCTTGGCCGCATCGTCGCCGGCCTGCACCGCCAGACCGAAGGCGAACTGCTGTACCAGGGCGCCGCCGTGGACGGCCTGGACCGGGCCGCCAGACTGGCCTACACACTGGGCGTGCAGATGGTGTTTCAGGACCCCCAGGCCTCGCTCAATCCGCGCCAGCGGCTGCACCAGATCCTGGGCGAGGCGCTGCACGTGCACAAACTCGCGCCCGCCGGCGAAATACCGGCACGCGTCGACAGGGCGCTGGCCGAAGTGGGCCTGGCCGCCGAGTACCGCACCCGCCTGCCGCACCAGCTCTCGGGCGGGCAGCGCCAGCGCGTGGGCATTGCCCGGGCGCTGATGGTGTCGCCCCGCTTCCTGGTCTGCGATGAGCCGGTCGCGGCGCTGGACGTGTCGATCCAGGCGCAGGTGATCAACCTGTTCATGGACCTGCGTGCCCAGCACGGCCTGACCTCCCTGTTCATCAGCCATGACCTCGGTGTGGTGCGCCACATCTCGGACCGCGTGGCCATCATGTACCTGGGCAAGATCGTCGAGATCTCGACCACGGCCGAGATTTTTGCGCGCGCCAACCATCCATACACCCAGGCGCTGATGGCCGAGGTGCCGAACCTGGAGCGGCGCAAGCGCGTGTTCGTGCCGATCCAGGGAGAGATTCCCTCGCCACTGAAACCGCCACCGGGCTGCACCTTCCACCCGCGCTGCCCGCACGCCATGGCCCGCTGCCGCGAGGAAGCACCGGCGCTCGAAGCCATCGCCCCCGGCCATTGGTCGGCCTGCCACCTGAACACCGCAGCGGCCTGA
- a CDS encoding alpha/beta hydrolase has translation MPNELHLQSLRDAVQRVGRHAVDYSNSPLPGGRSITLNTYRPAHATDHSPIVLVQHGVMRNGDDYRDFWMPAADEHGLVIIAPTFSNAQWPDVVSYNNGNLLATADREAHADTAPANPPGDWSYTVVTRLVDELKASGVLTTQPLYLFGHSAGGQFVHRLMSVLTPGTFAGVAAGNPGWYTLPLLELPFPEGLAGTPADTGSLARLFAYPLTILAGDQDIATADVHLPSEPAALRQGPHRYARALNYYATARAEAARRGLPLAWQLHTVAGIGHDGKAMSAVCAHLWFHGHLPDAAQLARLAGEHTA, from the coding sequence ATGCCCAACGAACTTCATCTGCAATCCCTGCGCGACGCCGTGCAGCGGGTGGGCCGCCACGCGGTGGACTACAGCAACAGCCCCCTGCCCGGTGGCCGCTCCATCACGCTGAACACCTACCGGCCCGCACATGCCACGGACCACAGCCCCATCGTGCTGGTGCAGCACGGCGTGATGCGCAACGGCGACGACTACCGCGACTTCTGGATGCCCGCCGCCGACGAGCATGGCCTGGTCATCATCGCGCCCACGTTCTCGAACGCGCAGTGGCCCGACGTGGTGAGCTACAACAACGGCAACCTGCTGGCCACCGCCGACCGCGAAGCCCACGCCGACACGGCTCCGGCGAACCCACCCGGGGACTGGTCGTACACCGTCGTGACGCGGCTGGTCGATGAGCTCAAGGCATCGGGCGTGTTGACCACGCAGCCGCTGTACCTGTTCGGCCACTCCGCCGGCGGGCAGTTCGTGCACCGGCTGATGAGCGTGCTCACGCCCGGCACCTTTGCCGGTGTGGCCGCGGGCAACCCCGGCTGGTACACGCTGCCGCTGCTGGAGCTGCCGTTCCCCGAAGGCCTGGCCGGCACCCCCGCGGACACCGGCAGCCTGGCGCGCCTGTTCGCCTACCCGTTGACCATCCTGGCGGGCGACCAGGACATCGCCACGGCCGACGTGCACTTGCCGTCCGAACCGGCGGCACTGCGCCAGGGCCCGCACCGCTATGCCCGCGCGTTGAACTACTACGCCACCGCCCGGGCCGAGGCCGCGCGCCGCGGCCTGCCGCTGGCTTGGCAGCTGCACACCGTGGCGGGCATTGGCCACGATGGCAAGGCCATGTCGGCCGTCTGCGCGCACCTCTGGTTCCACGGCCACCTCCCCGACGCTGCACAACTGGCCCGGCTGGCCGGCGAGCACACGGCCTGA
- a CDS encoding M20 family metallopeptidase: protein MTTSATTQTLIDGITAWMQCESPTSSPAGVAAMVADMARYALEGGLQATVTPLGERVGPLLHVTNRAAGDTRPGLLVLGHSDTVHPVGTLSDNPCRIEGDRFYGPGGYDMKAGIYLAMTALRDLAAAGASAMPIDFVVVPDEETGSHASRVHIERFAHNARYALVCEPARANGGRCVTARKGTGMLRLGVKGHAAHAGVAHEKGRSAIREMAHQILALEAMTDYARGVTVSVGTVEGGTATNTVPAQCRCVVDFRLPDLQAADELVHKMQALRPVGADMELDIEVEVNRPPMVKSEAVVALLDRAKASARHAGFALEDAPMTGGGSDANFTSALGVPTLDGLGADGDGAHTLQEHILVSTLEARLNFWRHLLAHLA, encoded by the coding sequence ATGACCACCTCCGCCACGACACAGACGCTCATTGACGGCATCACCGCCTGGATGCAGTGCGAGTCACCCACCAGCTCGCCCGCGGGCGTGGCGGCCATGGTGGCCGACATGGCCCGCTATGCCCTGGAAGGCGGACTGCAGGCCACCGTGACGCCACTGGGCGAGCGCGTGGGGCCGCTGCTGCACGTGACCAACCGCGCAGCCGGCGACACGCGCCCCGGGCTGCTGGTCCTGGGCCACTCGGACACCGTGCACCCGGTGGGCACCTTGAGCGACAACCCCTGCCGCATCGAGGGCGACCGCTTCTACGGCCCCGGCGGCTACGACATGAAGGCAGGCATCTACCTGGCCATGACGGCCCTGCGCGACCTGGCGGCCGCCGGCGCCAGCGCGATGCCGATCGACTTCGTGGTCGTGCCCGACGAAGAAACCGGCAGCCACGCTTCGCGTGTGCACATCGAGCGTTTTGCGCACAATGCCCGCTACGCCCTGGTCTGCGAGCCTGCCCGTGCCAATGGCGGCAGATGCGTGACCGCGCGCAAGGGCACGGGCATGCTGCGCCTGGGCGTGAAGGGCCATGCGGCCCATGCGGGCGTGGCGCATGAAAAAGGCCGCAGCGCGATCCGCGAAATGGCGCACCAGATCCTGGCGCTGGAGGCCATGACCGACTACGCGCGCGGCGTGACGGTGAGCGTGGGCACCGTCGAAGGTGGCACCGCCACCAACACGGTGCCGGCGCAGTGCCGCTGCGTGGTGGACTTTCGCCTCCCCGACCTGCAGGCCGCCGACGAGCTGGTGCACAAGATGCAGGCGCTGCGCCCGGTGGGCGCGGACATGGAACTCGACATCGAGGTCGAGGTGAACCGCCCGCCCATGGTCAAGAGCGAGGCCGTGGTGGCCCTGCTGGACCGCGCCAAGGCGTCGGCCCGGCATGCGGGCTTCGCGCTCGAAGATGCGCCCATGACCGGCGGCGGCAGCGACGCCAACTTCACCTCGGCCCTGGGGGTGCCCACACTCGACGGGCTGGGTGCCGACGGCGACGGCGCCCACACGCTGCAGGAACACATCCTCGTCTCGACCCTGGAGGCGCGCCTGAACTTCTGGCGCCATCTGCTGGCGCACCTGGCGTAA
- a CDS encoding tyrosine-protein phosphatase — protein MQSAPTRSLPLAGATNFRDLGGYAGHGGRTVKWRRIFRSDHLAGLTAQDRALLAELGVARAVDFRGQAESAAYAYALPGISYHPLAIEPTVVQRALELQRTGRQLTAQDAVALMQDTYRGFVHDNAHRFAELFRLLLDEGSATPLVFHCTAGKDRTGFAAALILLALGVRREVVMQDYLLTNTLYRRPEGLASHAPDEVLAVLWRVQEEFLNAALHMVDTEFQGVDAYLGDVLGVSAAARQALAVRYLEQP, from the coding sequence ATGCAGTCAGCACCCACCCGCTCCCTTCCCCTGGCCGGGGCCACCAACTTCCGAGATCTGGGCGGCTACGCCGGCCATGGCGGGCGCACCGTCAAATGGCGGCGCATCTTCCGCTCGGACCACCTGGCGGGCCTCACCGCGCAGGACCGGGCCCTGCTGGCCGAGCTGGGCGTGGCCCGCGCGGTGGACTTTCGCGGCCAGGCCGAAAGCGCCGCGTATGCCTACGCGCTGCCGGGCATCAGCTACCACCCGCTGGCCATCGAGCCCACGGTGGTGCAGCGCGCGCTGGAACTGCAGCGCACCGGCCGCCAGCTCACCGCGCAAGACGCCGTGGCGCTGATGCAGGACACCTACCGGGGCTTTGTGCACGACAACGCGCATCGATTTGCCGAGCTGTTCCGCCTGCTGCTCGATGAAGGCAGCGCCACCCCGCTGGTGTTCCACTGCACCGCGGGCAAGGACCGCACAGGCTTTGCCGCCGCCCTCATCCTGCTGGCGCTGGGCGTGCGGCGCGAGGTGGTGATGCAGGACTACCTGCTCACCAACACCCTCTACCGCCGCCCCGAGGGGTTGGCCAGCCACGCGCCCGACGAAGTGCTGGCCGTGCTGTGGCGTGTGCAGGAGGAGTTTCTCAATGCAGCCCTGCACATGGTGGACACCGAGTTCCAGGGCGTCGATGCCTACCTGGGCGACGTGCTGGGCGTGAGCGCGGCGGCCCGGCAGGCGCTGGCCGTCCGCTACCTCGAACAGCCTTGA
- a CDS encoding helix-turn-helix domain-containing protein, with protein sequence MQRLVPLPSDLQPWLMAAVVIDAPAELAQSHFPAMVSSMLVVRLAGQVRCRGALVPPSAWISASTTATVYEHGGPVRAVGLVLQPEAAAALFGSARGLVNTLRPLAELVGPQWAEVEHGVLAAADDATRLTVLHQFVRQLAAPPSPCDARRRQALALLQAASADATGAESGHQRMGLGQRQFERRFAAHWGMAPKQFQVIARLNRTLGNALAAPGGPVVDLAAGQGYYDQSHMGRDVRRLAGHPLQALVQGTRSPLTAHWPLQIGAQALPNQPAPPLEPTRKR encoded by the coding sequence ATGCAGCGTCTTGTGCCCCTCCCCTCCGATCTACAGCCCTGGTTGATGGCAGCGGTGGTGATCGATGCCCCTGCGGAACTGGCGCAGTCGCATTTCCCGGCGATGGTGTCGAGCATGCTGGTGGTGCGGCTGGCCGGGCAGGTGCGGTGCCGGGGCGCGCTGGTGCCGCCGTCGGCCTGGATCAGCGCCAGCACCACGGCCACGGTGTACGAACACGGCGGACCGGTGCGGGCCGTGGGGCTGGTGCTGCAGCCTGAGGCCGCCGCGGCGCTGTTTGGCAGTGCACGCGGGCTGGTGAACACGCTACGGCCGCTGGCGGAACTGGTGGGCCCGCAATGGGCAGAGGTAGAGCATGGCGTGCTGGCGGCGGCAGACGATGCCACACGGCTTACGGTGCTGCACCAGTTCGTCCGGCAGCTGGCCGCACCGCCGTCGCCTTGTGATGCACGGCGGCGGCAAGCCCTGGCCTTGCTGCAGGCGGCCAGCGCCGACGCCACGGGCGCGGAATCAGGCCACCAGCGCATGGGCCTGGGCCAGCGGCAGTTTGAGCGGCGCTTTGCGGCGCACTGGGGCATGGCGCCCAAGCAGTTTCAGGTGATTGCGCGGCTGAACCGCACGCTGGGCAACGCCCTCGCCGCGCCCGGCGGCCCGGTGGTGGACCTGGCCGCCGGCCAGGGGTACTACGACCAGTCGCACATGGGGCGCGATGTGCGCAGGCTGGCGGGCCACCCGCTGCAGGCCCTGGTGCAAGGCACGCGCAGCCCGCTCACCGCGCACTGGCCCTTGCAGATCGGCGCGCAGGCCCTGCCGAATCAGCCTGCCCCACCCTTGGAGCCCACGCGCAAGCGCTGA
- a CDS encoding DUF2834 domain-containing protein produces the protein MQKHTHLHTFFLLLALVGLAVPWYFNGVYFLAGGSVMPDVFWRDAFANALTTGITLDVYLAAVAFSAWVAADRSLGAWRWAYIAACFGIGLAFVMPLYLAQRLRVGSKGGAG, from the coding sequence ATGCAAAAACACACACACCTGCACACCTTTTTTCTTTTGCTGGCCCTCGTGGGCCTGGCCGTCCCCTGGTACTTCAATGGGGTGTACTTTCTGGCGGGCGGCAGCGTGATGCCCGATGTCTTCTGGCGGGATGCGTTTGCCAATGCACTCACCACCGGCATCACCCTCGACGTGTACCTGGCCGCCGTGGCGTTCTCGGCCTGGGTGGCGGCAGACCGCAGCCTGGGTGCGTGGCGCTGGGCTTACATCGCGGCCTGCTTTGGCATTGGCCTCGCGTTTGTGATGCCGCTCTACCTGGCTCAGCGCTTGCGCGTGGGCTCCAAGGGTGGGGCAGGCTGA
- a CDS encoding DUF4124 domain-containing protein — MRSTRERALWSLLAALLLAAAAAAWWTADQWLPHAGPWTEQAWKKITRPGPDTLPPGKQQPAAQARAAHGGASEPAAPQPRKCVKDGHTTYTDQPCPKGTQELPVDGAVTSLPRAQ, encoded by the coding sequence ATGCGCAGCACCCGCGAACGAGCCCTCTGGTCCCTCCTGGCCGCATTGCTGCTGGCCGCCGCGGCCGCCGCATGGTGGACGGCCGACCAGTGGCTGCCCCACGCCGGGCCGTGGACCGAGCAGGCCTGGAAGAAGATCACCCGCCCCGGCCCCGACACCTTGCCGCCCGGCAAGCAGCAGCCCGCCGCACAAGCCCGCGCTGCGCACGGCGGCGCGTCCGAGCCCGCGGCCCCGCAGCCGCGCAAGTGCGTGAAGGACGGCCACACCACCTACACCGACCAGCCCTGCCCCAAGGGCACGCAGGAGCTGCCTGTGGATGGCGCCGTGACCTCGCTGCCCCGCGCGCAGTAA
- a CDS encoding YbhB/YbcL family Raf kinase inhibitor-like protein has protein sequence MPHPLSRPLRVGTAIAALATIGLAPAAHAQAFALTSPDFAEGSTLPQRFEFKGFGCAGDNQSPALRWSGAPAGTQSFAVTAYDPDAPTGSGWWHWSVVNIPASTTELRSDAGAAGGAKLPAGASHVRIDYGVAAWGGACPPEGDVPHRYIFTVHALKVPRLDLPADATAALAGYMINAHSLGKATLTARYGRPAAKGKQQP, from the coding sequence ATGCCCCACCCACTTTCACGCCCCCTTCGCGTTGGCACCGCCATCGCTGCACTCGCCACGATCGGCTTGGCCCCTGCCGCCCACGCCCAGGCCTTCGCGCTCACCAGCCCCGACTTTGCCGAAGGCAGCACACTGCCCCAGCGCTTCGAGTTCAAGGGCTTTGGCTGTGCGGGCGACAACCAGTCGCCCGCCCTGCGCTGGAGCGGCGCGCCTGCTGGCACCCAGAGCTTCGCCGTCACCGCCTACGACCCCGATGCCCCCACCGGCTCGGGCTGGTGGCACTGGTCGGTGGTCAACATCCCCGCCAGCACCACCGAGCTGCGGTCCGACGCGGGTGCTGCTGGCGGCGCCAAGCTGCCCGCAGGCGCCAGCCATGTGCGCATTGACTATGGCGTGGCCGCCTGGGGCGGGGCCTGCCCGCCCGAAGGCGATGTGCCGCACCGCTACATCTTCACCGTGCACGCGCTCAAGGTGCCGCGCCTGGACCTGCCTGCCGACGCCACCGCTGCGCTGGCCGGCTACATGATCAACGCCCACAGCCTGGGCAAGGCCACGCTCACGGCGCGCTACGGGCGCCCTGCAGCCAAAGGCAAGCAGCAGCCGTGA
- a CDS encoding helix-turn-helix transcriptional regulator, with protein MMGEPALSLQIATTVHHRIHTVTVRMDSVGWVVSGTKHLVTPGGGHRYPSGRVFVLPCGAQWEVVNDPAPQGRYVARLLCVAPELVAQFHRQFGQFAAIPPVQGCAGLAADAAFEDSYMRAVAALESDASSQALREHRALEVLLMLAEAGIVFAPPGELGWAERVRRLVGPSPQADWTLERIASAFATSASTLQRRLAQEGETVSQCLRDVRLETALVLLQSSALQVSEIAARCGYESHSRFSAAFRERFGFPPSQLRP; from the coding sequence ATGATGGGCGAACCCGCGCTGTCCTTGCAGATCGCCACCACGGTGCACCACCGCATCCACACCGTCACCGTGCGCATGGATTCGGTGGGCTGGGTGGTGTCGGGCACCAAGCATTTGGTCACGCCCGGCGGCGGGCACCGCTACCCCAGCGGGCGGGTGTTCGTGCTGCCGTGCGGCGCGCAGTGGGAGGTGGTCAACGACCCGGCACCCCAAGGCCGCTATGTGGCGCGGCTGCTGTGTGTCGCGCCCGAGCTGGTGGCGCAGTTCCACCGCCAGTTCGGCCAGTTCGCGGCCATCCCACCAGTGCAAGGCTGCGCGGGCCTCGCGGCCGACGCCGCCTTTGAAGACAGCTACATGCGCGCCGTGGCCGCGCTGGAGAGCGATGCCAGCTCGCAGGCGCTGCGCGAACACCGCGCGCTCGAAGTGCTGCTGATGCTGGCTGAGGCGGGCATCGTCTTCGCCCCGCCCGGCGAGCTGGGCTGGGCCGAACGCGTGCGCCGCCTGGTGGGCCCCAGCCCGCAGGCCGACTGGACGCTCGAACGCATCGCCAGCGCCTTTGCCACCAGCGCCAGCACCCTGCAGCGCCGCCTGGCGCAAGAGGGCGAAACCGTGAGCCAGTGCCTGCGCGACGTGCGGCTGGAGACGGCGCTGGTGCTGCTGCAAAGCTCCGCGCTGCAGGTGTCCGAGATCGCTGCGCGCTGCGGCTACGAGTCGCACAGCCGCTTCAGCGCGGCCTTCCGCGAACGCTTTGGCTTTCCGCCCTCGCAGCTGCGGCCCTGA